One Rhizoctonia solani chromosome 2, complete sequence DNA segment encodes these proteins:
- a CDS encoding SNF2 family amino-terminal protein, whose protein sequence is MQKVNSKLEDAQRLRSPKALRDATRALTDWWKIAIGTKEVDELHFLSRERMLKQLWSSLGFGSLEDDLMVSKFKSKSTQDGPSKEEMQAAYAYYVEEYCYGVGCLDDSKLPIPTVGVSGFHSLVDGCKDIGVLHLKSLSTEALWAQLGLPGVDQFLFAEPGTGESAKDMAPLAKTCAVPFWHQVVGTLRILEGAFTQRVGNCAQPTLLCNNVGLGKTVQIIGVISMIQHYYKQQELPAKERLATPMFIQEQSLPYFAGQKTIPNLPSIVITLQTLGNQWMEQWKKFTQLGSFVPVRYSVESGTLESFCSDPTGPYHAAAGQDLEHAGQVVIIADLLEAKQCLQLPPAFKGKDAREYKAKGKTPAFKAGISNAGSLFGMRFWVAAVDKIHNLQNSSHTQQGVQLITQSLSLVIGATATPLFTLLKCLLALGQNLRYQPLLGEQGVQVWNKMQEMLSTGNESWRVTSTAVIQATVERELQAALLLAKIPLYNPCAAKIKEELESKYQAEDQRSILHMIHVSKQPLNMLRLLLLPIMICCTNESLDYLGRQILDLLFVQKFIAWAPMNEEEKEMQQIINQEHTQQKSKKTKLAQKAKAAKRQKRKQAQDNVGDNEDEDVDENAWNGSQAQGEVEQSNCKNVRWHNFLIEQKFAGMLAKLGALRLEEQAQELDCGTLTNKVTNNWTVENLPQKMSTSVMDMTFLL, encoded by the exons ATGCAAAAGGTCAACAGCAAACTGGAAG ATGCTCAAAGGCTCAGATCCCCCAAGGCATTGCGTGACGCAACAAGGGCTTTGACTGATTGGTGGAAGATAGCAATAGGGACAAAGGAGGTTGATGAGCTTCACTTCCTGTCCAGGGAACGTATGCTGAAGCAGTTATGGTCAagtcttgggtttggaagtCTTGAGGATGATCTGA TGGTGTCAAAATTTAAAAGCAAGTCAACTCAAGATGGTCCaagcaaagaagaaatgcaGGCCGCCTATGCTTACTATGTTGAGGAGTACTGCTATGGAGTTGGCTGTCTTGATGATTCCAAGCTTCCTATCCCTACAGTTGGTGTCTCTGGTTTCCACAGTTTGGTGGATGGGTGCAAGGATATTGGGGTATTGCATCTCAAGTCCTTGTCCACGGAGGCTTTGTGGGCCCAGCTAGGACTGCCAGGTGTGGATCAGTTCCTGTTTGCAGAGCCTGGCACTGGTGAAAGCGCCAAAGACATGGCTCCACTGGCCAAAACTTGTGCAGTGCCGTTTTGGCATCAAGTGGTAGGCACTCTCAGAATCTTGGAAGGCGCTTTCACACAGAGAGTGGGCAATTGCGCCCAACCAACTTTACTGTGCAACAATGTTGGACTTGGAAAGACGGTGCAAATCATTGGGGTCATTAGCATGATCCAACATTACTATAAGCAACAGGAACTGCCAGCCAAAGAGCGTCTTGCAACACCCATGTTTATCCAAG AGCAAAGCTTGCCATACTTTGCAGGCCAAAAGACCATACCAAATTTGCCATCAATTGTCATTACTCTGCAGACGCTTGGCAATCAATGGATGGAGCAATGGAAGAAGTTTACCCAGCTTGGCAGTTTTGTTCCTGTCCGGTACTCAGTTGAGAGCGGCACCCTTGAGAGCTTCTGCAGTGACCCAACAGGTCCATACCACGCTGCAGCTGGACAAGACTTGGAGCATGCAGGGCAAGTGGTTATCATTGCAGACCTATTG GAAGCAAAACAGTGCTTACAGCTCCCTCCTGCATTCAAGGGTAAAGATGCAAGGGAGTACAAAGCTAAGGGCAAGACACCTGCTTTCAAGGCAGGGATCAGCAATGCAGGCTCACTCTTTGGAATGCGCTTTTGGGTGGCAGCTGTGGACAAGATACACAATCTCCAAAACAGCAGTCACACTCAACAAGGGGTTCAGCTCATTACTcagtccttgtccttggtgatTGGAGCAACTGCCACACCATTGTTTACGTTGCTTAAA TGCCTGCTTGCTCTTGGACAAAACCTGCGCTaccagccattgcttggtgaGCAAGGAGTTCAGGTCTGGAACAAGATGCAGGAAATGCTGTCAACTGGTAATGAAAGTTGGAGGGTTACAAGCACAGCAGTAATTCAAGCCACAGTAGAAAGGGAGCTTCAAGCAGCACTTTTACTTGCCAAAATTCCCTTGTACAACCCCTGTGCAGCtaagatcaaggaagaactggaaagcAAGTACCAGGCTGAGGACCAGCGGAGCATCCTCCATATGATTCATGTCTCAAAGCAGCCACTAAACATGTTGCGcttgcttcttctccccatCATGATTTGTTGCACAAATGAGTCCTTAGACTATTTGGGCAGACAAATCTTGGATCTCCTGTTTGTACAGAAGTTCATTGCTTGGGCACCCATgaatgaagaagagaaggaaaTGCAACAGATCATCAATCAAGAGCACACACAGCAGAAGAGCAAAAA AACAAAACTGGCACAAAAGGCTAAGGCTGCCaagagacaaaaaagaaagcaaGCGCAGGACAATGTGGGTGAcaatgaggatgaggatgtagATGAGAATGCATGGAATGGGTCTCAGGCACAAGGGGAGGTGGAACAGAGCAATTGCAAGAATGTCAGGTGGCAT AACTTCCTGATAGAGCAGAAGTTTGCTGGCATGCTGGCTAAGCTGGGAGCGCTACGGCTGGAAGAGCAGGCTCAGGAGCTTGATTGTGGTACCTTGACAAACAAAGTCACCAACAACTGGACAGTGGAGAATCTGCCCCAGAAGATGTCCACaagtgttatggatatgacatttcttctttaa
- a CDS encoding Helicase conserved C-terminal domain, translated as MQCVMGLIEWFWIGNPKPVALLEDGTLDKARLVQEPLPSKKLRKFLIYVEFQQHQALIAKMLTLKEKDYVTYNGSMATTKRQRAVEKFANDPSCQIMIISNVGSAGLNITVGVQHSWQSAKVFDASTMPLPPCQLLETRKSISIILN; from the exons ATGCAATGCGTCATGGGATTGATTGAGTGGTTCTGGATTGGCAACCCCAAACCTGTTGCATTGCTTGAGGATGGTACGCTAGATAAAGCAAGGCTTGTGCAAGAACCTTTGCCCAGCAAGAAGCTGCGGAAGTTTCTCATATACGTGGAATTTCAGCAGCACCAAGCACTCATTGCAAAG ATGCTCACTCTCAAAGAAAAAGACTATGTGACGTACAATGGCTCTATGGCTACCACCAAGCGTCAACGGGCTGTTGAGAAGTTTGCCAATGACCCATCATGCCAAATCATGATCATCAGCAATGTAGGCTCAGCTGGTCTCAAcattacagttggtgtacaacattccTGGCAGTCTGCTAAAGTATTTGATGCTTCCACAATgcccttacccccttgtcagctgttggagacaaggaaatcaatttccataattctcaattaa
- a CDS encoding WaaY domain-containing protein, translating into MYTLLLLLSGDDPVQDTIKIELENLSDTDVHDLKVRYVRLRSLATPVGLRLYKIDIPPKEFKHANLQLTDSNILENTQRLDRYWPNDVPPVINVLVVSADTGQVQSRNELNNTSNDFRALEGLQEKMFRHLRLSNSSSWAQISNFSNLQGAPDVAILNGRPVQRIGLPVGLYHPVFDKFVSSLSANISAPTGEIPQTFYDKMKELLGASQDMYEREIGRDGRDRKIRLALSGLIEHDMPSVDRSGTKPDGVVSGVDGEICMVIEVENEIGVGGSDPTIQGAISYAKLWGDNMMKSKRRRTCCPSFILGIAGPWMCVLGAIILSQPVVQPLTDFIWVGINPRSELHFRRLGRFFWAMKNAIADLKDYYSSVPAEISTSRFYPYIRQYSVANETVEFTYVKQLGNPRSLKTVFLARTKSQHGSPSKDIVVKFVETYHGVAHRLLSEAHLAPKLLFDGSTDTSAPRPSGRMMIIMEYVEVQDLSEIDCPVPYSVRSSIKEAIRILHNHNIVFGDLRQPNVLAYKDEHGSYQGMLVDFDWCGTHGQSRYPETINRDIGWAEGVGGGQLMMKEHDEVMLGCIV; encoded by the exons ATGTACACCCTACTTCTGCTTCTTAGTGGAGATGACCCAGTACAAGACACCATTAAAATTGAACTCGAAAACCTATCGGATACCGACGTTCATGATTTGAAAGTCCGCTACGTCCGGCTTAGGTCTCTGGCTACACCCGTGGGCCTCCGTCTCTACAAAATCGACATCCCACCCAAGGAATTCAAACACGCCAATCTACAACTAACCGATTCAAACATTCTTGAAAACACTCAGCGTTTAGATCGATACTGGCCGAACGACGTCCCGCCAGTCATAAACGTGCTTGTTGTGTCTGCCG ATACCGGCCAGGTACAGAGTCGTAACGAGCTCAACAACACAAGCAACGACTTCCGGGCTCTTGAAGGGT TACAAGAGAAAATGTTCCGCCATCTTCGCCTCAGCAATTCGTCTTCCTGGGCCCAAATCTCAAATTTTTCAAATCTTCAGGGCGCTCCGGATGTGGCCATCTTGAACGGCCGACCTGTTCAGCGTATTGGTCTACCTGTTGGCCTCTACCATCCTGTGTTCGACAAATTTGTGTCTTCTTTGAGCGCCAACATCTCAGCTCCCACTGGAGAAATTCCTCAAACGTTCTACGACAAGATGAAGGAGCTTTTAGGCGCCTCGCAGGATATGTACGAGAGGGAAATCGGCAGAGATGGGCGAGATCGAAAGATTCGCTTAGCGCTCTCGGGACTGATTGAGCATGATATGCCTAGCGTAGATCGGTCTGGTACCAAACCTGACGGGGTAGTTTCGGGTGTTGACGGAGAAATTTGTATGGTTATCGAGGTTGAAAACGAGATCGGAGTCGGTGGATCTGACCCGACAATTCAAGGTGCAATATCCTACGCTAAACTTTGGGGAGACAATATG ATGAAGTCAAAACGTCGTCGGACTTGCTGCCCTTCTTTCATACTGGGCATAGCTGGTCCTTGGATGTGTGTACTCGGTGCAATCATACTCTCCCAACCGGTTGTCCAACCGCTCACGGACTTCATATGGGTTGGTATCAACCCACGCTCCGAACTTCACTTTCGCCGGCTTGGAAGATTCTTTTGGGCAATGAAAAACGCTATCGCCGATCTCAAGGACTACTACTCATCGGTTCCAGCAGAGATATCGACTTCGCGATTCTATCCATATATTCGACAGTACTCGGTGGCCAACGAGACCGTAGAGTTCACGTACGTCAAGCAACTAGGCAACCCCAGATCCTTAAAAACTGTATTCCTTGCCCGCACGAAATCTCAACATGGAAGTCCGTCTAAAGATATCGTTGTCAAGTTTGTCGAAACATATCACGGAGTCGCACACCGGCTGCTATCCGAGGCACACCTTGCACCCAAACTTTTGTTCGACGGTTCCACCGACACAAGTGCGCCTCGACCATCTGGTCGCATGATGATAATCATGGAGTACGTCGAAGTGCAGGATTTGTCGGAAATTGATTGCCCTGTACCGTATTCTGTGCGCTCAAGCATCAAGGAAGCAATTCGAATCCTGCATAACCACAACATAGTCTTCGGCGATTTACGACAACCAAACGTACTTGCTTATAAAGATGAACACGGTAGTTACCAGGGAATGTTGgttgactttgattggtgtgGCACCCACGGACAGTCGCGTTACCCAGAAACCATTAATAGAGATATAGGCTGGGCCGAGGGTGTGGGTGGGGGCCAGTTAATGATGAAGGAGCATGATGAAGTGATGCTAGGATGTATTGTGTAA
- a CDS encoding Tyrosine kinase specific for activated encodes MYMMDLVEDHWPDLQQVHRRSVHLLIRGVIGPVSVVATVGVEQQSSTLQREDQVIDIVSRFKKSWIEYFSSLNDSSAAAANPDRFAEQQWGKNYMLNGRPHTHTGPPIVLYHPVFGNFLTNLKSSNQLSPKFHDSIFEYFWASQRIYHAEAGSRASNQDENTRTILEDLLGKLWRVTEDGPNPDAVTIGSNGGACLFIEMKDEIGTGGSDPSIQTAYSYSRFWRNSQLKDRCCCPSILIAIAGPWMCVLGAVLLDRPVVQPMTDYIWVGINPSRPLDVVSVARVFDSILMARKELEVYYAKLTSTSSMDSLNPKPFVAPFFPYPNHFIGEGGNRIKFTYKGYLNRLSVKNLQLGPSKSQLIPSKLVFLAECFGTDPTTSIVVKFVESYNANAHKLLAEAGLAPQLLYDGVANANENVQLGPDYRMIVMEYIAGVDLGRYTGSTLPRCVSADVDRAVSLLHNSNFVFGDPRPPNVMLVKDVAGAVVGAKLIDFDWCGKHQEERYPFSMNTEIDWASGVGPGALLDKVHDIDMKNRLFALYEVDNTGSHG; translated from the exons ATGTACATGATGGACCTCGTAGAGGACCACTGGCCTGATCTGCAACAGGTCCACAGGCGTAGCGTTCACTTACTTATTAGAGGAGTTA TTGGGCCGGTGTCTGTCGTAGCTACCGTGGGGGTAGAGCAACAATCAAGTACATTGCAAAGAGAAGATCAAGTTATTGATATTGTTAGCCGCTTCAAGAAAT CTTGGATCGAGTATTTTAGTTCCCTCAATGACTCCAGCGCTGCTGCTGCCAACCCCGACCGTTTTGCAGAACAGCAATGGGGGAAGAATTATATGCTCAACGGGCGTCCCCATACACACACCGGACCCCCTATTGTTTTGTATCACCCGGTATTCGGCAACTTCCTCACAAATCTGAAATCTTCCAACCAACTCAGCCCAAAATTCCACGATAGTATTTTTGAGTATTTCTGGGCTTCGCAGCGCATCTATCACGCCGAGGCAGGCAGCCGGGCTAGTAACCAAGATGAAAATACCCGAACCATCCTGGAGGATCTTTTAGGTAAACTGTGGCGAGTGACAGAGGATGGCCCTAATCCGGACGCGGTTACCATCGGTTCCAATGGTGGTGCCTGCTTATTCATCGAAATGAAAGACGAGATTGGGACTGGTGGAAGTGATCCATCCATCCAAACAGCCTACTCATATAGCCGATTTTGGAGAAACTCCCAG TTGAAGGATCGTTGCTGCTGCccgtcaattttgattgctATTGCGGGACCCTGGATGTGTGTGCTGGGCGCCGTGTTGTTGGATCGCCCCGTCGTACAACCGATGACCGATTACATCTGGGTAGGCATTAACCCCAGTAGGCCGCTGGATGTAGTATCCGTGGCTCGTGTGTTCGACTCCATCCTTATGGCCCGAAAGGAACTCGAAGTGTACTATGCCAAGCTTACTTCAACTAGTTCCATGGACTCATTGAACCCGAAACCCTTTGTTGCGCCGTTTTTCCCCTATCCCAACCATTTCATCGGTGAAGGCGGGAACCGTATCAAGTTCACTTATAAGGGATACCTGAACCGCTTGAGCGTCAAAAATTTGCAGCTGGGACCTTCCAAGTCACAATTAATCCCCAGCAAACTTGTATTCCTTGCAGAATGTTTTGGGACTGACCCGACCACGTCGATTGTTGTCAAATTTGTCGAAAGCTACAATGCCAATGCCCACAAGCTCTTGGCAGAGGCTGGTCTTGCTCCACAACTATTATACGATGGGGTCGCAAATGCTAATGAAAACGTCCAACTTGGGCCCGACTACCGAATGATTGTTATGGAATACATTGCTGGAGTCGATCTTGGACGCTACACTGGTTCAACCCTCCCCCGGTGTGTTTCCGCAGATGTTGACCGCGCGGTATCCCTTCTACATAACAGTAACTTTGTATTTGGAGACCCGCGGCCTCCTAATGTTATGCTCGTGAAGGATGTCGCTGGGGCAGTTGTAGGAGCCAAACTCatagactttgattggtgcgGCAAACACCAGGAGGAGCGATACCCATTTAGCATGAATACGGAGATTGATTGGGCTAGTGGGGTGGGTCCAGGGGCGTTGTTGGACAAAGTTCACGATATCGACATGAAGAATAGGTTATTTGCTTTGTACGAGGTAGATAACACAGGAAGCCATGGGTGA